The Cygnus olor isolate bCygOlo1 chromosome 24, bCygOlo1.pri.v2, whole genome shotgun sequence sequence TGCCAGAGTCTTCCAAAGGCCCTGGTCCTGTTCAGGGACACGAATAACCAGTGAGGACTTGATGAGAGCTGTGCCTGCGTGGGTGCTGAGCTCTCTGGACAGTTGTAGGAAGGGGCTTTGGGGGTGCTGGGCCGCTGTGAACCTGATCGTGATCAGGTGGAGGggtgaaggaaggggaagggggggttCAGGGCTCCCGTCTGGGTGCTGAGAGTGGGAAACGTGGCTCTGGAGCTTCCCGGGACATCCGACCCCATGAACGTCGTGTTTCCTGTCTTTGCTGGAGCAAGGAGGCATTTTGTACAGCAAAGGCTGTACTGAGTCTGCAGGGACAGGGCCTCCTCCCGCGGTGCTGATGTTTATCTGTCAATGCAGAGGGCGATTACACCGTGACATTTATGTGCTTCTAGAGGAAAAGCAGCTCACTTCAATTACAGTGATTAACAGCTAGGATTACGTGCTGCTCCCACATCTGAAACTTTTCCATGTTGCTTTGTTCGAGTTGCACTGCGTCTTGCTGTCTTCCAGGGTGGGTGGAAACAGCATTGAGGAAATCCCCGCTGCATTTCCCTCCGTTCtcagcatttgctgcttttcacCTCTTGACAAAATCCCTGCTCCCATCCAAATAGAAACGTTCCTGCCCTGAGCTGTGCCTCGGGTGCtgtgcccagagcagcagcagggaagcagctgaATATTGCCAAAGCCTGGATGTGGGGCTggaagagcagggagcagggacacggggggaccagggctggcagctgccccGTCCCTGTCCTGGCAGCTGGGGAAACTCCAGGGGATctcccccatcctcctcctctgtgccccccctcctgcctgctcctggcctTGCACCATAACTATTCCTTGGGTCAGGAATGGGTTCCCTGCACTGAATCATCTCCTTCTCGCTGTCTTCATCGCAGCCTGTGCTGTGTCATCTCTCCCTGCTCTTTATTTAATAGAGTGCAGGCAGCCAAGACAGCGCTGAACTGAAGCTGCTGACTCCTGCGTGgtgctgaggagcaggagctgtgatTCCTTCCCAGTGCTCGCGTGCTATTTCCAGCTCATTGTTGCCCCTGTTCCTGCCTCTCCTGTGACGCCAGTCCCCCTTGCATTGAGAATAATCcccgcaggggctggggggctggcaGACAGGCTGGTTTCAGCCGAGCTTTACAGCCCCTTCCTTTTCTCACGCTGGCTGGCACGCTGCAGGACTGCCCAGGGCTTTTCTGGCATGGCAGTTGGGTGAGTACAAGAGCTTTTTCTCAGTAGGGAGCAATTTCTCTGATAGCTTTCCCTGTCTGCATCTTTGTTTTAACCTGCTCGTGGTGACAGCGAGGAGCACGTGGGTGTTTGGCAGGTGGAGGCGGTGCGGGGAGCGGAGATGCTCTGGGAGCACGGCTCCTGCGGGCTGTGGAGGGGCCCTGGATTTGACAGGTCACCAGGTCCAGCAGCAGAAATTAGGGGTCAGTGCTGATGGCAGCGGAGCTGAGACCCGAGCGTGGCCGTAAAAGGATGCCAAGGATATTTGTGGTGTTCACCTGGATCTCTGGCATCCCCaaaaggaggggaggagtgGTGGGGAATggagcaggcacagcagaggGCTGcacctggggctgtgcaggggctggaggtTCTTCAGAGCAGGTTGGGCTGGCATCATGCTGGATCAGTAAATAGTGGGTCCTGTCTGCTTGGCGGCTGCGTAAGGTCAGGGGGTCTCTGTCTGTTCCACCCTGGGTGGAGGGTATGTGCCTGCGTGGCACGGGGTGCGCACGATGATGTCTGAGGGTGCCTATCCTCAGCGTGagcattaaaaatagaaggTTTGGGAGTGGCTCTGGGGCCTTTTTGCACTTCCGTCAATTTGGAGAGCTGTAAATAGGCTGCCTTTTCAGCCTGCGCTTACGCAGCGAGTTGCAGTGCAATATTCAGGGGAGCGTATCACCCTGAAGAAAAGCCTGTTGGATGCAGGGTGGGGATTTTAGCCCCAGCTGggcctccccagccctccccagccaaGGAATTCCAAACCTGGAGCATAAAAGCTTCTGAGTCCTGGGGAGATGAGACAGGGAAGAGAGCACGagcagccacaggcagcagcacggggTTCAGCGACAAGATCTGCCCTGTTGGGGCAGCTCATCACTTCAGTGCATTCAGCACAGCCTCTCGTCTCTAAATCACAAATCGTTGGAGGTAATAAATGCCACTAAAGCAGGCCCTGGTGGGGGCTCAGCTCCGTCTGCCATCTCCGCTGATAGGAAAGCAATTACCATTCATTTTGATTCTAATGTAGCCATTTAGGAAAAACACGTTAATGCCTCTGATTTGTTTGGTATAATTAAGTGATAATTCCCTCTGCCCTGGAGGAGAACATGGCTGCAGCGCGCTGGGTGTTTGGTCAGCACATTTTGGCAAGTCCCAGCTCCCACGGCACAGCACCAGTGATGCTTTCTAGTGAAGCGCCGGGAGATGCTGGGCAGCTGGAGACAAAGGGTGCGGGTGTAGTGCTTCAGACCGacctcaattttcttttaagagcATGAAAGAATAGAAATCCTTATTGCAAGGCAGCTGGATTCAGGCAGGGCTTTGCACTGATGCTGCCAAGCGCGGTGGCTCTCTGGGTGCCCTGGTTCCAGCTGTCTGGGACCACAGCTGGGTTGAATTTGCAGGTCTTTGCTCTGCCTGTTCTCACAGGGAACCCAATAGAAATGCTCACCCACCTCCAAGTCTTTGAATCTAACTCCCGGTCTTTGTGTGCTAACAtgctgaaaaagatttttttaggCAATGCCTTGCTAAAAAGGACCAGTTAGAAAATTATGCTCGAGATTTGGATATCCTTAATGACAGCAGAGAAACtgtctggcagcagcagtgaggttCTGCTTTTGTCAGGCATTTGAGTGACATGTTTCATCCCAGGACTGCACTTTATAGTTGAAGAAATtgagggacagggcaggagaaTGATTTATTGGAGGTCAGAATGCAAATCTGTCACGCTCCTGGAAATaggagctggctctgcttttCTAATTTGCTGGACCACGCTGAATTTGTCCACGGCAATGCATGAAAATTCAcctggagagaaaaaattaattattcatgAAAGCCATGGTCCAGAGCTGCTTAAACTGCCAGGGCAAAAAATCCCCGAGCTGATCCAGTTGCGGGCAGCGATGCACATCAGAGGACAAGGCACTGCAGAGATGGAGGACAACAGCTGCTGGTCTCATCTGCTGTTTGCCCCTTTCTCTTCGGCTGCTGGGAAGATGCAAAGCACGGCGTGACTCGCTGCTGCTCTTTATTGTTGCTTTGTGTTCCTTTGTACCGTGGCCCCCGCGGTGCCGGGGATGTGCGCATGTGCCTGCGCcgggtcctgctgctgggggctcgcATCCCAAGAAGTGTTTGTGTGTTATGAACTGAATTCTTTATGCAACAAATAACGCTCAGTTGGCTAGTGAAATTTATTTGGGAGAATAAGTTCAAATAAACAGGAATCCTTCCATCAGCCCCGCTTAAATTGATTGGGTTTTGTGCCAGCTCAGGCTGGTAAGTGAAGTGATTTTGATGGATCTCCGTCCAGTTGTCTGAGACCTGCTTTGCTGATCCTTTTCCATCACTGTCCTCTAATTCACACTTTCAGGGGAAAATCGGGGAACTAACAAGAACCTGGAAGCTGATGTCACCGTCAGATGCTCCCTGCGGGCCGTGCCCCGAGGCAGAGCAGGCAGTGAGGAGCTTGTGGGGATGCCTGAGATAACCCGAGGGCCACGTCCACCTCCCTGCTTGGCTGGTGGGCGCAGCAGGCGTGGATCTGTAGGAGGAAGACGCGGCGTCCCCAGTGTGCTGCATGCGCAGGGAGGCAGGGTCCGATCCTTGCAGGGAGCTCTGCCTCGGCGCTGGGTGCTGTAGTCCCCTGAAGCACCCAGATCCCCACCCGGCTCACCCGAAATGGTGGTGAAAGGCGGCTGTAGGTGGCTGTTGCTATGCTACAGGCTCCGGCTGTCAGAGGGGAGCCGTGgccagggctggaggaggaagcTGAGCAGCAAGGCGAGGTGCGGGGCGGCCACGACATGGTCCCAAGCCGGGCAGGTTATGGGGCTGGAGGCCCACTCGTGTCCTCTCAGGTCTAAATGAAGCTGTAGGAAATGGGTCTCTTGTGGGAGAAGGGAGTCtgctcctaaaaaaaaaagaggactgTAACAATTTATTGCTTTGTTTGCGCTTAAATATCTTAGCTGGGAGAGTTCAAGTTGCTTTGCAGCCCATCCATCGTGCCGTGTcagaataaataagaaataccCCCGCCCAGAAGATCTGCTGGCTGTCAGCCAGGAGGCAGAGAAGAGGGTCTGGGAGAAAACATCAGCTCCAGGGGCTTCCGGACCCCGGGCTGCAGAAATGGGGGCAACCAGCCCTGCTCCACCGCCGGGCAGCTCCTGTCAGCAGGGTTGGGCTCTGTGGGGCCGCAGCATCCTCGGGGAAAGTCTCGGGGGTCTGCAAAGGGGACCAAGAGGGAACAGCACTGTCCTAGAGCAGTGCGGGGAGGGGTCTGGGCTGTGAAGTGCTGGGGAACGATGCTTGGAAGGGGACGGTGTCCTGCACCGTTAAATGCCCGGCCAGGAGTGTGCCTTCGGTGTCAGCAAGCTCCTACCCTGCTCTCCTGTCCCCAGATGTGTGTGCCaggagaggctgctgcagcctgcgaGGGTAAACACAAACCCTCCTGTGTCTGAAGGGCAATAGCCCACACTGGTTACACAACCAAGGTGGAGATGCTTGGTGCAGGAGATGCTCGGTGCAGGATGCACCTTCTGTCACGCCACGCAAGCGAGCGAGCAGCTGCCTTTGTTCCCTCCTGTTTGCcctctctctgccttcctgcacTAATTAATCTCATCTGCATCGCTTAACGGCCATTccaagggaggagagggagaaaataaaaggtgtGTAGCCAGAGCTGGTGCCTCtaccctggggctgctggcaggatccccggagcacagcacagcacagcctgcgGGTCGGAGCTGGGGGGCCAGCGCTGGTGGTCACCTTTTGCAGCCggggggggcaggagcagggtgtcCCAGCGTGTGTGGGCAGACGTAACCAAGGGTCAGGAGGAGAAATCAGGTCAGAGAAGGAGGACGCGAGGAAAAGTTCCTgagcaggcaggaaggcagccGGGGAAGTGAGCAGACGGCTTGCAGCCTCCTCGGCTTGAGCGTCGCTTGGGGGCAGGGATGCTCAGGAAGCAGGATCACAAACTGACTCCAACCTCCcttgccttccccccccccccccccccccccctttattttgttttatttttaggatcGTTCTCTGTGTGAGCTGCTGAGGCAGATCGGGAGCTGCAGGATCAATGGAGACGCACTGAAAGGTACCGCTGGCTGCTGCGCCGTGCCGGGGGGATGGAtgggctggtggctgctggcgCAGATGTGGTGGTTTGCGGagctttgctctgctgctggctgcctgcagctctggcagGGGAAAGACGGTGACCACACTTCATGCTTCTGCACCTCTCCGCTCTGTTTTGCAGCCTAGGCACCTCCCCACGGGCAGGGAACCGATGCTGCCGCCATGGAGGTCGCCAACAGCAGAGATTTCCAGTGGAAAACCCTCGCCCCGCTGCCCAGCCGCAGGGTCTACTCCACCCTGGTGGAGGCTGGCGGGCAGGTGTTTGCCATTGGGGGCTGCGATGACAACGGCGTCCCCATGGACTGCTTCGAGGTCTATTCCCCCGAGGCCGACCAGTGGACGGCGCTGCCCCCCATGCCCACGGCCAGGGCCGGGGTGGCGGTGGCCACCTTGGGCAAGCGGATCATGGTGATAGGGGGGGTCGGCGTGAACCAGACACCACTGAAGATAGTGGAGATGTACAACGTGGATGAGGGCAAGTGGAAGAAGAGGAACTCACTGAGGGAAGCGGCCATGGGCATCTCGGTGACAGCAAAAGGCAAGGAGGGTTTGGTTCCGACTGCGTCCTTCCAGGCTAGGGGGGTGGCTGCTGGGTGAGCGGCTGGGGAAGGTCGGCATCCCTCCTTGCACCAAGCCAAAAAGGTCTCTGGGCAATGCCACAGGGTTGTGATGTTCCCCAAAACCTTTTCTGCGCTTGTAGAGGTTGAGACCCATGTGTTCCATCCCGCCTGCTAAAGACAGCAGGCTGTTCTTGGTGCCAAAGGcggtgctctgctctgccccagaGCCACAAGTGCTGGTGTCTGGCTGTATTTCTGGCAGGTAGCTGGCTGCATTTCTGGCAGGTCCAAGCTCCAGGGTCTGGAGCTGAACTCCTCCAGGGCTTTGCAGCCAGTTCAGGTCTAGTTCCGCCCAAGTCCCAGACTGGGGGGGAGCTGAGCGGGTGCACAGTGCTGGGACAGCCCCTGGCTGAGCCGTGGAGCTGGAGAGGTGCAGGTCTCCGAGCCGTAGACCAGCTTTGACCTGAGGACACGTCTCTGGTCCAAGCCCAGAACCAGGCAGAGGGGTCAGCTTTGTAGCTGTGGGCTCAGATCAGTACATGAGAAAGGGAAGCACCTGGGCTCATGGGgggctcctgcccagctcccctccATGAGCTTAAACACGGCCTTAAACACGCCCTGCTAAAtgcctgcagggctctgccttTATCAGcccatctcatttttttaatttataagcAGAGATGTGGAGCATTGATTTCCTTTAGCgccttgtgctgtgctttgAGGCCAGGCAGTTTCCCGGCGCTCCTGGGTCACCAGCCCCATCTCCGGGCAGCTTCTTTGCAAGCTGCTCCTTCTTTTTGCTTAAGCGGCTTTAAAAGCTGCCGTCAaggaatgtttaaaaataatatttaccaTCTTGGGGATGGTTTTCTCTCTGAGCTTGCCTATTGACCGATGTGGAGGGGCCAATTCAGTGTGTGGGGCCGGGAGCAGAAATAGCTCCCCAAATACTTCAGCCGTGCAGCCGGgtctctgcttttccagttgCTTTGCTGTAGGGCTGCTGTCGCTGATCTCCTGAACTTTGTCCGTGTGGTGCTGTGCTTGCTGAAGGAGATAATGTGGGTGCCGTGACCAGTAGGGTTGTTTTGGGGAGCCAGCTTTGCTGCTAGCCAGAGGTGGACGTGGCCGACTCGGAGAGGGGCTGGCAGCTTCAGTGTCATGTTTGGGCTCCAGCCCTTCCAGTCTGGGTCGCATCCTGACCCAGAGCTCGTGGGGCGaagacagcagcacagaggagctggGTTTGCTGCACTGCTGTAAACACCCCCACTCTGGGTGTGTGGggcaaaggaagaaagggagaaatgatCTGTTAccaaagggagggaaggggacgCAGGCTTACATCTTCCTTCTGCTCAAAGGCTCGGGAGCAAAGAGCCCTGCGGCTCCCACCCTCTCTGCACccctgagcactggcacagcacccaggggtgccagCGCTGTCCTCGGCtcagtgtccctgtcccctccaagGGACcatgctgggagcagggctccgGGTGCTGAGGGAGGGGATGAGGAGTCCCGTGAGTAAGTCCCAGTGGGGATGGGGGCATTGCATGATGGCATGTACATTCTTGCACGGGGGTGTTTCAGCCAAcgtatttttgtgtttttttttgcttcttggCCCTGTCCAGACTACAGAGTCTATGCGGCTGGAGGGATGGGGTGTGACCTGCGGCCGCACAACTACCTGCAGCACTACGACATGCTCAAGGACATCTGGGTGTCGCTGGCGGCCATGCCCACACCCAGGTACGCGGCCACCTCCTTCCTGCGAGGCACCAAGATCTACGTGCTGGGTAAGCAGCTGGCCTGCAGCCTTCTCCGGGTTTTGTGGGGGGCTGGCGTGGGCTTGGGGTTTGCGTCCACACCTCCACAGCAAGCACCGGAGAGAGCCCGTGTGCCCTTGACTGCCCCAGGAGTTCAGAGATCCCACGGCAGCTCGGTGCCAGGTCAATGCCCCCTTTGTTTCCCTGCTCGGTTTGCAGTCCCGGGACTGAGCTACTGAGTGAAACCACTTCTGTCCACGTTACATCACCCAAATACTGCTCGCCTTCCAAAGAGTCAGCCTTTGACAGGAAGGTCCCGCTGTCGCTGGGCAATGCCAGACCGAGCCCGTTACAGGGAGCAATTTTCCTTAGCCTTACAGAAAGGGGAACCAAGGCAGGGAAGTGTTGCCGTTAGCTCACAGCCAACACACAAAGCTGGGATCAACCCAGGAGCCCCGATGGCTCAAACCACCAGATAGCACCGT is a genomic window containing:
- the KLHDC8A gene encoding kelch domain-containing protein 8A, whose product is MEVANSRDFQWKTLAPLPSRRVYSTLVEAGGQVFAIGGCDDNGVPMDCFEVYSPEADQWTALPPMPTARAGVAVATLGKRIMVIGGVGVNQTPLKIVEMYNVDEGKWKKRNSLREAAMGISVTAKDYRVYAAGGMGCDLRPHNYLQHYDMLKDIWVSLAAMPTPRYAATSFLRGTKIYVLGGRQSKYAINAFEVFDTETRSWTKFPNIPNKRAFSSFVPTEDKLFSLGGLRQGRLYRQPKFMRTVDVFDIEQGGWMKMERSFYLKKRRADFVAGYLKGRVVVAGGLGNQPTVLESAEAFHPEKNKWESLPPMPTPRCACSSIVVRNCLLAVGGVSQGLSSAVEALCVSDS